From one Luteolibacter sp. SL250 genomic stretch:
- a CDS encoding sulfatase: MRFAAVLCLGWVTVSAAWAKPMNIVLLYADDWRHDSLGVAGNPVLKTPVLDTLSAKGVRFTENRVTTAICGVSRATLLTGQWMSRHGNEAFQMFRTPWEQTFPGVLRESGYHLGHVGKWHCGKFPAKRFDFARAYSGKHWMKDEQGNDIHVTAKNEKDSLEFLRGRPKDKPFCLTVAFFATHAEDANPEQFLPQKESMGLYADQVIPVPPNMTDESFRRLPPFIANEKNEGRVRWHWRFDEPEKYQRMMRNYYRMASEVDATCGRILEELDRQNVRGETLVIFTTDNGFFHGEHGLADKWYPHQESIRVPLIVDDPRMGAAVRGKTNVALTLNVDLAPTILSAAGAEVPEGMQGRDMAPLYLSSDPVDWRSEYFYEHATIRNTDFIPASQALVRKDWKYFHWPDFRKEQLFDLTNDPREENDLAGDPAQAGRLAEMRERFRELREAAK; the protein is encoded by the coding sequence ATGAGATTTGCCGCGGTCCTCTGCCTGGGTTGGGTCACTGTTTCCGCCGCATGGGCGAAGCCGATGAACATCGTCCTGCTCTACGCGGACGACTGGCGGCATGACTCGCTCGGCGTGGCGGGAAATCCGGTGCTGAAAACACCCGTGCTGGACACGCTCTCCGCAAAGGGTGTGCGCTTCACGGAGAACCGTGTGACCACCGCGATCTGCGGGGTGAGCCGCGCCACCCTGCTGACCGGCCAGTGGATGTCCCGGCACGGCAATGAGGCATTCCAGATGTTCCGCACGCCTTGGGAACAGACGTTCCCCGGTGTGCTGCGGGAGAGCGGCTACCATCTCGGCCATGTGGGGAAATGGCACTGCGGGAAATTCCCGGCGAAGCGGTTTGATTTCGCGCGCGCCTATTCCGGCAAACACTGGATGAAGGACGAACAGGGGAATGACATCCATGTGACCGCGAAGAACGAAAAGGACTCACTGGAGTTCCTGCGCGGAAGGCCGAAGGACAAACCCTTCTGCCTCACCGTCGCATTCTTCGCCACCCATGCGGAGGACGCGAACCCGGAACAGTTCCTGCCGCAGAAGGAGAGCATGGGCCTGTATGCGGATCAGGTGATTCCCGTGCCGCCGAACATGACGGATGAATCCTTCCGCAGGCTGCCGCCCTTCATCGCGAATGAAAAAAATGAGGGCCGCGTCCGCTGGCACTGGCGATTCGACGAGCCGGAGAAATACCAGCGGATGATGAGGAACTACTACCGCATGGCCTCCGAGGTGGACGCCACCTGTGGGCGTATCCTTGAGGAACTGGACCGCCAGAACGTGCGCGGGGAGACGCTGGTGATCTTCACCACGGACAACGGATTTTTCCACGGCGAGCATGGCCTGGCGGACAAATGGTATCCGCACCAGGAAAGCATCCGTGTCCCTCTCATCGTGGATGATCCGCGCATGGGTGCGGCGGTCCGTGGAAAGACCAACGTCGCGCTGACACTCAATGTCGATCTCGCTCCCACCATCCTGTCCGCCGCCGGAGCGGAGGTTCCTGAAGGCATGCAGGGCAGGGACATGGCCCCGCTCTACCTTTCGTCCGATCCGGTGGATTGGCGTTCGGAATACTTCTACGAACACGCGACGATCCGGAACACCGACTTCATCCCCGCGTCACAGGCGCTGGTGCGGAAGGACTGGAAGTACTTCCACTGGCCGGACTTCCGGAAAGAGCAGCTCTTCGACCTCACCAACGATCCCCGCGAGGAAAATGACCTCGCGGGGGACCCGGCCCAAGCGGGGCGGCTCGCGGAAATGCGGGAGCGCTTCCGCGAGCTGCGTGAAGCGGCGAAGTGA
- a CDS encoding DUF5069 domain-containing protein, translating to MAHVPGLLSPYDRTGGMVYFPRMLSKIRLHAEGKLPQDYVDFLGAKENTFDWRCSLFLGVDYGAVVERTLQGGSDEDVLEWVFLNGRRPTPQDIDLWNGFMTKRGWKDEASDRLRFRCEEAGFGPEAGIETMFQFLDADEGR from the coding sequence ATGGCACACGTTCCCGGTCTCCTCAGCCCCTATGACCGCACCGGTGGGATGGTCTATTTCCCCCGCATGCTTTCCAAGATCCGGCTGCATGCGGAAGGAAAACTGCCGCAGGACTACGTCGACTTTCTGGGGGCGAAGGAAAACACCTTCGACTGGCGCTGCTCGCTGTTCCTCGGAGTGGACTACGGCGCGGTGGTGGAGAGAACCCTTCAGGGCGGCAGTGATGAGGACGTGCTGGAATGGGTGTTCCTGAACGGCCGGCGACCCACTCCCCAGGACATCGATCTCTGGAACGGCTTCATGACAAAGAGAGGCTGGAAGGACGAGGCGAGCGACCGCCTGAGGTTCCGCTGCGAGGAAGCCGGGTTCGGCCCGGAGGCGGGAATCGAGACCATGTTCCAGTTCCTGGATGCGGACGAGGGGCGGTGA
- a CDS encoding lamin tail domain-containing protein: MATAAPVAIPFTENFDSGSSVFSGGSGWTHTGGKYRGAISGNGTSSGSSVEAPAFPDGFRMETSISGVTGTGGTNSCGFGFLGAAAGFSGTSPYYLVDVRPATSRLRLVQVGTTNVFFINNEALAFTLDPATPFKLSVEGTYDGPVLRLRIIVSQNANQSIHAFDDDTPLTGSFFGFRVRSEGTSATIGADFDDFSLRGYSLVDFTGAPAAYARSGSPYSSTFGATSTSGGTVGFSPVELPGWLSLTDNHNGTATVSGTPPAGLTGSFLMKVWADDSNGAPAVQEFPLKLLGISGVMISEFVASNNGALEDEDGDDSDWLEIFNADPDPVDLGGWKLRDDKTSWTIPAGTVLPPFGHLVVFASDKNRTGPELHANFKLSADAGGQLALVRPDNSIASEYTNYPAQRKGASYGVWGDYQSRGYLSPPTPGAANPAEGYVSFAANPAFSMQRGFFTSPQSLTLEAPLAGASISYTLDGSLPTATNGTLITAADASAFPSGTISIPTSSVVRAVAFKAGYLPSPAVTHTYLFPDDLVTQSANGLPPEGWPTNSVNGQMLDYGMDPEVINSPAKAEELKAALRSLPTFSLVTDRKHFFDPLTGIYVNAYGREKEWERPTSMEMIRPDGTSAFQIDCGMRMRGGVSRDDSNPKHSFHFYFRSEYGEGKLNYPLFDGDGAAEFDRIDLRTTQGSKSWHTSGSTAANYMQDEWSRATQGAMGHPHARSRYVHLYINGQYWGIYATQERADNAWAASYFGGEKEEYDIIKTYTLPHRVEAADGDAVAWTQLFNAATAGFSSDAAYYAVQGRNPDGTPSATLKPLVEIDNLIDYMILNMFASNTDGPVNPGDKNVPKNFFCFRPRDGSAGFRFVAHDFEDTFGGTDVTGHLTTDGKHPVAGATLVYFNPRWLHLQLVQNPNYLRRFGDRVQRNLFGSGALTASASTARWTAMRAVLAPAMLAESARWGDSYGETRGTAGYVPRTVANWESGCNVFFNPTNSSGTLVSRPNSFITLLRGTSRGYALFPSTDVTAPVFSLSGGVVPPGSSLTITGPASTGIFYTLDGTDPSGGTAVAYTGSIPLDSASVMVKARVRHNTTGEWSTLTEATFTHPPVPAAPGNLYFSELHYNPDDGLDTRDFIEVHNPSSSIVDLTGVRITTGITFAFPSVLLQPGARIVAVKNLGVFRALYGQIPKVAGVWDGNLANSGETIELRAADNSIIESLTYADVPPWPTSPDGDGPSLVRIHHTLQADSAYSWRASSAFHGTPDAPDAASFASWLSSHQFASAASPAPGGMKALLHYATATPPADQPTAPLITRGAGTDSITLRRPFAAVDAVRFFIEQSSDLTNWPVSIEIDSAAATILNRNVDSGGIETLTVRLPTTAPGTFYRLRYLTR, translated from the coding sequence GTGGCCACGGCCGCACCGGTGGCCATCCCGTTCACGGAGAACTTTGATTCCGGCTCCAGCGTTTTCTCCGGAGGCTCCGGATGGACCCACACGGGCGGGAAATATCGCGGTGCCATCAGCGGGAACGGAACGTCCTCCGGCAGCTCGGTCGAAGCCCCCGCTTTTCCGGACGGCTTCCGGATGGAGACGTCGATCTCCGGTGTCACCGGAACGGGGGGAACGAACTCCTGCGGCTTTGGCTTTCTCGGTGCGGCGGCGGGCTTCAGCGGCACTTCTCCCTACTACCTGGTCGATGTGCGTCCGGCCACCAGCAGGCTGCGCCTCGTGCAGGTGGGCACAACAAATGTTTTCTTCATCAACAATGAGGCACTCGCCTTCACACTGGATCCGGCAACCCCGTTCAAACTGTCGGTCGAAGGAACCTACGACGGACCCGTCCTCAGGCTGCGGATCATCGTCTCCCAGAACGCGAACCAGTCGATCCACGCGTTCGACGATGACACGCCCCTCACCGGTTCCTTCTTCGGGTTCCGCGTGAGGAGCGAGGGAACATCCGCCACCATCGGTGCGGATTTCGATGACTTTTCCCTGAGAGGTTATTCGCTGGTGGACTTCACCGGCGCTCCCGCCGCCTACGCCCGGTCTGGCTCTCCCTACTCCTCCACTTTCGGAGCAACCTCGACTTCCGGAGGGACGGTGGGTTTCTCTCCGGTGGAACTTCCCGGTTGGCTTTCACTCACGGACAACCACAACGGCACCGCCACCGTCAGCGGCACACCTCCCGCCGGACTCACCGGCTCTTTCCTGATGAAGGTGTGGGCCGACGATTCCAACGGCGCGCCAGCGGTGCAGGAGTTCCCCCTCAAGTTGCTCGGAATCTCCGGGGTGATGATCAGCGAATTCGTGGCCTCCAACAATGGCGCGCTGGAAGATGAGGACGGCGACGATTCCGACTGGCTGGAGATTTTCAACGCGGATCCAGACCCAGTGGATCTCGGAGGGTGGAAGTTGAGGGACGACAAGACATCATGGACCATCCCGGCAGGGACCGTCCTCCCCCCCTTCGGACATCTGGTGGTGTTCGCTTCCGACAAGAACCGCACCGGCCCGGAACTGCACGCCAACTTCAAGCTTTCCGCGGATGCCGGGGGACAACTCGCGCTCGTCCGGCCGGACAATTCCATCGCCAGCGAATACACGAACTATCCCGCCCAGCGGAAAGGCGCGTCCTATGGTGTATGGGGTGACTACCAGTCTCGTGGCTACCTTTCCCCACCGACTCCCGGAGCGGCGAACCCGGCGGAGGGTTATGTGTCGTTCGCGGCCAATCCGGCGTTCTCCATGCAGCGTGGATTTTTCACCTCCCCGCAGAGCCTCACCCTGGAAGCTCCCCTGGCCGGAGCGAGCATCTCCTACACCCTGGACGGCTCCCTGCCGACCGCGACCAACGGCACGCTGATCACGGCGGCGGACGCCTCCGCTTTTCCTTCGGGAACGATCAGCATCCCGACCTCCTCGGTGGTCCGCGCCGTCGCGTTCAAGGCGGGCTATCTGCCGTCGCCCGCCGTCACCCATACCTACCTTTTTCCGGACGATCTGGTGACGCAATCCGCCAACGGCCTGCCGCCCGAAGGTTGGCCGACGAACTCCGTCAACGGCCAGATGCTGGACTACGGGATGGACCCGGAGGTGATCAACAGCCCGGCAAAGGCGGAGGAATTGAAAGCCGCCCTCCGCAGCCTGCCGACCTTCTCCCTGGTGACGGACCGCAAACATTTCTTCGATCCGCTCACCGGCATCTATGTGAACGCCTATGGCCGGGAAAAGGAATGGGAGCGCCCCACCTCCATGGAGATGATCCGGCCGGACGGGACCAGCGCTTTCCAGATCGACTGCGGTATGAGGATGCGGGGCGGAGTGAGCCGGGATGACTCCAACCCGAAGCACAGTTTCCACTTCTACTTCCGCAGTGAATACGGGGAAGGGAAACTCAACTACCCGCTCTTCGACGGCGACGGTGCCGCCGAGTTCGACCGCATCGACCTGCGCACCACCCAGGGCAGCAAGTCATGGCATACCTCCGGCTCGACCGCAGCCAACTACATGCAGGACGAATGGTCGCGTGCCACCCAGGGGGCGATGGGCCACCCGCATGCCCGCAGCCGCTACGTCCACCTCTACATCAACGGCCAGTACTGGGGCATCTACGCGACGCAGGAGCGCGCTGACAACGCGTGGGCCGCCTCCTACTTCGGCGGGGAAAAGGAAGAATACGACATCATCAAGACCTACACCCTTCCCCACCGGGTGGAGGCCGCGGACGGTGACGCCGTTGCATGGACCCAGCTTTTCAACGCCGCCACGGCGGGCTTCTCCAGCGATGCCGCCTACTACGCCGTGCAGGGCCGCAACCCGGACGGAACGCCCTCCGCCACCCTCAAGCCGCTGGTCGAGATCGACAACCTGATCGACTACATGATCCTGAACATGTTCGCCAGCAACACCGACGGACCGGTGAACCCGGGGGACAAGAACGTGCCGAAGAATTTCTTCTGCTTCCGCCCGCGGGATGGCTCCGCCGGGTTCCGTTTCGTCGCCCATGATTTCGAGGACACCTTCGGCGGCACCGACGTGACCGGCCATCTGACCACCGACGGAAAGCATCCCGTGGCCGGAGCCACGCTGGTCTATTTCAACCCGCGCTGGCTCCACCTCCAGTTGGTCCAGAACCCGAACTACCTCCGCCGCTTCGGCGACCGGGTGCAGCGGAATCTTTTCGGCAGCGGCGCGCTCACCGCCTCCGCCTCCACCGCCCGCTGGACCGCCATGCGGGCGGTGCTGGCCCCGGCGATGCTCGCGGAGTCCGCCCGCTGGGGGGACTCCTACGGTGAGACCCGTGGAACCGCGGGATACGTGCCGCGGACGGTCGCCAACTGGGAAAGCGGCTGCAACGTGTTCTTCAATCCTACGAACTCCTCGGGGACGCTGGTGAGCAGGCCCAACAGCTTCATCACCCTGCTGCGCGGCACCTCCCGCGGCTATGCCCTCTTTCCCAGCACTGATGTCACCGCCCCGGTGTTCTCCCTGTCCGGCGGAGTGGTTCCCCCCGGCTCCAGCCTGACCATCACCGGCCCCGCATCGACGGGCATTTTCTACACCCTGGATGGCACGGATCCCTCCGGAGGAACAGCGGTTGCCTACACCGGATCCATCCCCCTCGACAGTGCTTCCGTCATGGTGAAGGCACGGGTCAGGCACAACACCACCGGCGAGTGGAGCACCCTGACCGAGGCCACCTTCACCCATCCTCCCGTCCCCGCCGCACCGGGAAACCTCTACTTCTCCGAACTCCACTACAATCCTGACGACGGCCTCGACACCCGTGACTTCATCGAAGTCCACAACCCATCCTCCTCCATCGTCGATCTCACGGGCGTCCGCATCACCACCGGCATCACCTTTGCCTTCCCATCGGTCCTGCTCCAACCGGGAGCCCGCATCGTGGCGGTCAAAAACCTCGGCGTATTCCGCGCCCTCTACGGCCAGATCCCGAAGGTGGCGGGAGTATGGGACGGAAACCTCGCCAACAGCGGTGAAACCATCGAACTGCGGGCCGCTGACAATTCCATCATCGAGAGCCTCACCTACGCCGACGTCCCGCCATGGCCCACCTCGCCTGATGGCGACGGTCCCTCGCTCGTCCGCATCCACCATACCCTGCAGGCAGATTCCGCCTACAGTTGGCGGGCTTCTTCCGCCTTCCACGGCACCCCGGACGCCCCGGATGCCGCCTCTTTTGCTTCGTGGCTGTCGTCCCACCAATTCGCCAGCGCGGCGTCCCCGGCCCCCGGCGGAATGAAAGCGTTGCTGCACTACGCGACAGCGACCCCACCCGCCGACCAACCGACCGCACCCCTCATCACCCGTGGAGCTGGCACGGACTCCATCACTCTCCGCCGGCCTTTCGCCGCGGTTGATGCGGTGAGGTTTTTCATCGAGCAATCATCCGACCTCACCAACTGGCCGGTCTCCATCGAGATCGACTCCGCCGCCGCCACCATCCTCAACCGCAACGTGGACTCCGGCGGCATCGAGACCCTCACCGTCCGTCTTCCCACAACGGCTCCGGGCACATTCTATCGCCTCCGCTACCTCACCCGCTGA
- a CDS encoding lysylphosphatidylglycerol synthase transmembrane domain-containing protein, with protein sequence MKAALIFLLKLALTVACLWWAFSGIDGKGTILARPGDIHYGWLSVGVGIAGISMVLSALRWWVLMRVLDIRVGIARTIELTMIGNLLSLFSIGSLGGDAAKVILLNRDHPGKKLPVTMSVLIDHMAGMVSIGLLFFFMSVRGFEELTSREVLGAQGENILRLAWLYIGGGFLLVALFFLCASPPLHRRIHANGRMDRWPIMRRIPEIYDTYRRNWKLTLAGLGFSMLMMLTYFASFWCGLRAVGGEAALGPFMTAMPVIDGLSSIPVSISGIGIRENLFMMLMPALADVSKDIARDSSLAGFACNVLWAVLGALFFLKRRDRISVKEMKEV encoded by the coding sequence GTGAAGGCGGCCCTGATTTTCCTGCTGAAGCTGGCTTTGACGGTCGCCTGCCTTTGGTGGGCGTTTTCCGGGATCGATGGCAAGGGGACGATCCTCGCCCGGCCCGGTGACATCCACTACGGATGGTTGTCCGTCGGGGTGGGCATAGCCGGAATTTCCATGGTGTTGTCCGCCCTCCGCTGGTGGGTGCTCATGAGGGTGCTGGACATCCGCGTGGGGATTGCGAGGACCATCGAGCTGACGATGATCGGAAATCTTCTCAGTCTTTTTTCGATAGGCAGCTTGGGAGGGGATGCTGCCAAGGTGATCCTGCTGAACCGCGACCATCCGGGGAAAAAGCTGCCGGTCACGATGAGCGTGCTGATCGACCACATGGCGGGGATGGTTTCGATCGGGCTTCTGTTCTTCTTCATGTCGGTGCGTGGGTTCGAGGAACTCACCAGCCGGGAGGTATTGGGCGCGCAGGGCGAGAATATCCTCCGGCTGGCGTGGCTGTATATCGGCGGAGGATTCCTGTTGGTGGCGCTGTTTTTCCTCTGCGCCAGTCCCCCGTTGCACCGGCGGATCCATGCGAACGGCCGGATGGACCGCTGGCCGATCATGAGGCGGATTCCGGAGATCTACGATACTTACCGGAGGAATTGGAAACTCACCCTGGCCGGGCTGGGATTCTCCATGCTGATGATGCTGACCTACTTCGCCTCATTCTGGTGCGGACTGCGCGCGGTGGGCGGAGAGGCGGCGCTGGGACCTTTCATGACCGCCATGCCGGTGATCGATGGCCTCAGCTCGATCCCGGTGTCGATCAGCGGCATCGGCATCCGGGAAAACCTGTTCATGATGCTGATGCCGGCATTGGCGGATGTTTCGAAGGACATCGCGCGGGATTCATCACTGGCTGGCTTTGCCTGCAACGTCTTATGGGCGGTGCTGGGGGCGTTGTTCTTCCTGAAGAGGCGGGACAGGATCTCCGTGAAGGAAATGAAGGAAGTCTGA
- a CDS encoding phosphopantetheine-binding protein encodes MQGAELRQKIKEVMVEELMLDYAPEEIGDKTSIFGNHGLGLDSVDALQLVVALEKHFGLKIGNSSEAKGILESVETIAVEIEKAA; translated from the coding sequence ATGCAAGGCGCTGAACTGCGGCAGAAGATCAAGGAAGTGATGGTGGAGGAGCTGATGCTCGACTACGCCCCGGAGGAGATCGGCGACAAAACGTCGATCTTCGGAAACCATGGACTTGGGCTGGATTCCGTGGATGCCCTGCAACTGGTGGTGGCCCTGGAGAAACACTTCGGCCTGAAGATCGGGAACTCATCGGAGGCAAAGGGAATCCTGGAAAGCGTCGAAACGATCGCGGTGGAGATTGAGAAAGCCGCGTGA
- a CDS encoding SDR family NAD(P)-dependent oxidoreductase: MRSILITGGNGGLGLGIARYFLQKDGECRIWLGVRANRDAADLLAAEFPERCRTVALEVTDATAWKDAVDAITAETGRIDVLVNNAGMHRDHLLAAMPDEAWHGVISSNLDSVFLGCRAVVTPMMRQRSGRIINIASLSALLPPLGQTNYAAAKAGVVALTRTLAKETARAGITVNAVLPGYVETEALGGMDDDAKKQAKAGIPMRRFGKPEEVAAAVFFLASAEASYVTGASLKIDGGIF; this comes from the coding sequence GTGCGTTCGATCTTGATCACAGGCGGAAATGGCGGGCTGGGGCTCGGCATCGCACGTTACTTTCTCCAGAAGGACGGGGAATGCCGTATCTGGCTGGGTGTGCGGGCGAACCGTGATGCCGCGGATCTCCTGGCCGCGGAGTTTCCGGAGCGTTGCCGGACCGTGGCCCTGGAGGTGACGGACGCCACCGCATGGAAGGACGCCGTGGATGCCATCACGGCGGAAACGGGCCGGATCGACGTGCTGGTGAACAACGCCGGCATGCACCGGGACCACCTGCTGGCGGCCATGCCGGACGAAGCGTGGCACGGCGTCATTTCCTCGAATCTGGATTCCGTTTTCCTCGGCTGCCGGGCCGTGGTCACCCCGATGATGCGGCAGCGTTCCGGGAGGATCATCAACATCGCATCCCTCAGCGCGTTGCTGCCGCCCCTGGGGCAGACGAACTATGCGGCGGCGAAGGCGGGCGTGGTCGCCCTGACCCGCACGCTGGCGAAGGAAACCGCCCGCGCGGGAATTACGGTGAACGCCGTACTTCCCGGATACGTGGAGACGGAGGCGCTCGGCGGCATGGACGACGACGCGAAGAAGCAGGCGAAGGCGGGCATCCCGATGCGCCGGTTCGGAAAGCCGGAGGAGGTGGCCGCGGCCGTCTTTTTCCTGGCATCCGCGGAGGCATCTTATGTCACCGGAGCTTCGCTGAAGATCGACGGTGGAATTTTCTGA
- a CDS encoding thioredoxin family protein — translation MAEVLSTFQLKQGDSAPEFSLPDAWGKIVSRAETAGKRGLLVIFACNHCPFVIHLADAVGSLAEEISAEGVGTVAINSNDLANYPQDGPEFMKTFAPEHGWKFPYLLDESQDVARAYGAACTPDFFLFDGGGRLFYAGQFDDTRPKKGQEAHGGDLREAVRRMLAGESAMERPYPSSGCNIKWKEGTRPVWWNAGDGGGLS, via the coding sequence ATGGCCGAGGTGCTCTCCACATTCCAACTGAAACAGGGCGACAGCGCTCCGGAATTCTCGCTCCCGGACGCATGGGGGAAGATTGTTTCCCGGGCTGAAACGGCGGGGAAAAGGGGACTACTGGTGATCTTTGCCTGCAACCATTGCCCGTTCGTCATCCACCTTGCGGATGCGGTGGGTTCCCTCGCGGAGGAGATTTCCGCGGAAGGGGTCGGCACGGTGGCCATCAATTCCAATGATCTGGCGAACTACCCCCAGGATGGGCCGGAATTCATGAAGACCTTCGCTCCTGAACACGGGTGGAAGTTCCCTTACCTGCTGGACGAAAGCCAGGACGTCGCGCGTGCCTATGGTGCGGCTTGCACGCCGGACTTTTTCCTTTTCGATGGGGGAGGGCGGTTGTTCTACGCCGGGCAGTTCGATGACACCCGCCCGAAGAAAGGACAGGAGGCGCATGGAGGGGATCTCCGCGAGGCGGTCCGGCGGATGCTGGCGGGGGAGTCCGCGATGGAGCGGCCGTATCCGAGCAGCGGTTGCAACATCAAGTGGAAGGAAGGAACCCGCCCGGTCTGGTGGAATGCGGGTGATGGTGGCGGGTTGTCTTGA
- the moeB gene encoding molybdopterin-synthase adenylyltransferase MoeB, which yields MASGLSKEELLRYSRHLLIPGVGVEGQLRLKNASVLMIGTGGLGCPAALYLAAAGVGRLGLIDPDTVDVSNLQRQILHGESWIGKPKLDSAESRLREINPHLQIDRHAVRFTPDNALELAEGYDIILDGCDNFPTRFLSNDTAYFLKKPLIYGAIHRFEGQATVFAPHLGGPCYRCLLPELPPPGSVPSCNEAGVLGVLPGVIGSLQAMEAIKLILGIGNPPLGKLTVYDALNSNFRTISLRRDPGCRLCGDTPEISGVSNPETLAPAYCDIPNDHMETITTAELRTRLAGNFQALLIDVREPDEYAIASIPGAVLIPLGTMQDRLGDLPKDREIIIHCKAGGRSARAVNLLLANGFTNVKNVEGGIDAWLEEE from the coding sequence ATGGCAAGCGGCCTGTCCAAGGAAGAACTCCTGCGTTACTCCCGCCACCTCCTGATCCCAGGGGTGGGTGTGGAAGGCCAGCTCCGGCTGAAAAACGCTTCCGTTCTGATGATCGGCACCGGCGGCCTGGGCTGCCCGGCGGCCCTCTATCTTGCCGCGGCTGGCGTGGGCCGTCTCGGCCTGATCGATCCGGATACCGTCGATGTCTCCAACCTCCAGCGCCAGATCCTCCACGGGGAGTCCTGGATCGGGAAGCCGAAGCTGGACAGCGCGGAAAGCCGTCTCCGCGAGATCAACCCGCATCTGCAGATCGACCGGCATGCCGTCCGCTTCACTCCCGATAACGCCCTCGAGTTGGCGGAAGGCTACGACATCATCCTCGACGGCTGCGACAATTTTCCCACCCGCTTTCTCTCCAACGACACGGCCTATTTCCTGAAGAAGCCGTTGATCTACGGTGCCATCCACCGCTTCGAAGGCCAGGCCACCGTCTTCGCCCCCCATCTGGGCGGGCCGTGCTACCGCTGCCTGCTTCCGGAGCTGCCTCCTCCCGGATCCGTGCCGTCCTGCAATGAAGCCGGGGTCCTGGGCGTGCTACCCGGGGTGATCGGATCCCTGCAGGCGATGGAGGCGATCAAGCTCATCCTCGGTATCGGCAATCCGCCGCTCGGCAAGCTCACCGTCTATGACGCCTTGAACAGCAATTTCCGGACGATCTCACTCCGCCGCGATCCGGGTTGCCGCTTGTGCGGCGACACTCCGGAGATCTCCGGCGTCTCCAATCCCGAAACCCTCGCACCCGCCTACTGCGACATTCCCAACGATCACATGGAAACCATCACCACCGCCGAACTCCGCACCCGCCTCGCCGGGAATTTCCAAGCCCTGCTCATCGATGTGCGCGAGCCGGATGAATACGCCATCGCCAGCATCCCCGGAGCGGTTTTGATCCCGCTCGGCACGATGCAGGACCGACTCGGCGACCTGCCGAAAGACCGGGAAATCATCATTCACTGCAAAGCTGGCGGCCGCTCCGCCCGTGCCGTCAATCTGCTGCTGGCCAACGGCTTCACCAATGTGAAGAACGTCGAAGGCGGCATCGACGCGTGGTTGGAGGAGGAGTGA